DNA from Ziziphus jujuba cultivar Dongzao chromosome 2, ASM3175591v1:
TTCTTCACTATCTAATAAATTCAACCTATAGATTTTATCTTTCAAAGCAACTTTCAATAActcatttccaaaagcattCGATATCAAACAATCATCATAACCAAAGTTTAAAACATATCCCTTTTTAACCAATTGtgcaacactcaacaagttttcacataatgaaggcacatatagaacattttggataaattttgtACCTTTATCGATGTTCAATGAGATGTCTCCttttccttctacatccatGAAGCTTCCATTCTCACTCTTCATCGTTGTCTTGTAGGATCaatcaagctccacaaagttgATTTCTTTAAAAGTCATGTGGTGTGAACAACCACTATCTACCAACTAACCCAAACCATTACTTGTAACTTAAAGGCATGTAGTCATAGATGAGGTCTCAGCCTCTTCATtcacaacatttgcttgtttcCTTCCTTGCTCATATACTTTTCCAGCATGTCCTCTTTGCCCACATTTGTCACAAATTGCTTTCGGTTTCCAAAAACACTTGTTTAGTGCATGTCCATGCTTCTTGCAATGGGGGCATGGTGGATAACCTCCATAGTTTTATCGTTGTCCTCCTTGTTGTTGccttgcattgttgttgttattgaaatttttgttgttgtttttgaaaccTCCATAACCAGTTCCTCCTTTGTTCTTGTTGTTAATCTTTTGTTATTCTTTTTGCTTCGACTAGAAATAAAAGTACTTTCCAAAGACTCTTTCTTCcttatggctcttctttgttTGATTGCTTTGAGGGCATTTATAAGCTCACTTAATGTAATCTCACTAAGATTCCTTGATTTCTCaagggaagaaatcttagcttcaaatttTTCCAGGAGGCTTACCAATACCTTCTCTACAATCCTTTGGTCGGTCAATGGCTCTCTAAGGACTCTAATTTGGTTCGCAACCTTTAGTAGTCTATCACGGAagtccttaaccaactcattttctttcattctaattgttttaAACTCTTTTATTAAGTTTAAAACTTGTATTTGTCTAGTCCTAGTGTTTCCTTTAAattctttttacaattttaaccaAACTTTTATAGCACTTGTACAAaacatgattctagtgaagtTGGAGTCACTCATCGAAGAATGCAGGGCTGTCAAGTCTTTGAATCCTTTGGCTATCTTGGTCTCATGTGCAAGTCTATATGCTTATGTGGTATTTGCTCACAACTCCTTAACTTCATAGCCTTCTTTCATCACACTCTAAAGTGCAAAGCCTTGTAGGTatctttatgctccaaatgaagtaattttggccctcaaattttggTGGAATGGGTTGGTGTGATTCCTCCTGTGCCCGTTCAACTGACCACCTGCTGGGTTACgggtcctatacaaatgaagatggggccaataACTAGGGCataagttaagagatttaagaaaaaattggcTGGCTTTATTCATAGattgattcaatctcaaaagggTATGACAATACCTAGAGATATAAAACCCATTTTAAGgctccaagtggtggagaccaatacggacctgggtagctattttcatgcaaatttggactccgggcagcaaggaatggttctaacacttcatgaactcaatgaatatcattaataggAAATGGAATCCCAccaaggaagaatcaaaagcatctaaaaaggacttgtacggataGCCTCTCAATTTGCCCAAAAATGTGTTGTTTTGCCGCTGTCTatgacttttcttcttatttgacttattccaatccaggagcaacatgtgggaatcattattaatcatatttttcatcctaaatggcatattgaagctgatttggtcaaagataccttagtagtcaaactagtcaactagtttcctaatttgattttgactttttgttttaggaaattagtcttttactttgattttcatttatttattttctggacaaataagtttaggaaagttattattttagtatttcaattgtaaattaattaatttctaattcaaaataaaggaattaattaatccaaattagtgttggggtgagaaggttatgaccaagagcaagctagcttgaagtgttagcaacaagcaagcttttggtgatgctcttgggaatggttgtgtgtgagttgtgtttttaggttttggttatggtgttttctgggtTTTAGGGTTcttagagtgttctaaggtgttgaaaaagagatgagaagaaggggaccacgttggtttttgaaaatgaggcttagatgtgtagccagctcattcatttaacaatataagcttgaaattacaacgagttcacacatgccaagcatgtgagcttacaaaatgagtaaagta
Protein-coding regions in this window:
- the LOC132800756 gene encoding uncharacterized protein LOC132800756, translating into MKENELVKDFRDRLLKVANQIRVLREPLTDQRIVEKVLVSLLEKFEAKISSLEKSRNLSEITLSELINALKAIKQRRAIRKKESLESTFISSRSKKNNKRLTTRTKEELVMEVSKTTTKISITTTMQGNNKEDNDKTMEVIHHAPIARSMDMH